GCTGGTGGTGGGATCTGGCTAACTAAGCCCGGACTATCATAGTTGAAATAAAAAAACCGCGGTCTGGAAACAGACCGCGGTTTTTCTTTTGCCTGGTACTCAACTCTTTATTTCACGTATCCCTTAATGCCGACCGGCTTGAGGGTCTGCGGGAAATCACGGGGTGCCGTGTGAGCCTGTTGCATGGCTTCGGTCATCTGTTTGACCTGCTCCGGATTCTGACTGGCGAGGTCCTTCGTCTCGCCGACATCCTGTTTCAGATTGTAGAGTTCAATCGGCCGGTTCATCCGGTTCTGAACTGCTTTCCAGTCTCCCATCCGCAGTGCCCGGGAACGAATCTGGCCTTTGGTGTATTCCCAGTAAAGGTAATCATGCTTTTTCTGAGTTCCCTTCCCGAGCAGGGTCGGCACAAAAGAGATGCCGTCGATATCGACTCCGTCGGGAACATTGGTGCCTGCGACCTGCGCGAACGTCGGCAGGATATCCCAGAAACCGATCTGCAGATCGGAAGTGGTCCCCGGGGCAATCTTACCGGGCCAGCTGGCAATGAAAGGCACCCGCAGGCCGCCTTCATACATGGTTCCCTTGTGTCCCTTGAGGGGCGCATTACCGTGGAAGAAATCGGTCATCTCCTTCCAGTTGCCCCCCTGCCCTCCGTTGTCTGAGGTGAAAATCAGCAGTGTATTATCGCGGATGCCCAGTTGCTCCAGCAGCGTGACAATGTCGCCCACATGATCATCGAGTCGAGAGACCATGCCGGCGAAGGTGGTCAGGCCATCTTCAGAACCGATGTAACCAGGGCGTGGATCCTGAATATCCTGCCTGGGGAATTTTCCCTTGTAGGGGCGTTCGGATTCCTCGGGCACCACCAGTTCCACGTGAGGCAGGATGTAAGGCAGGTAAGCGAAGAAGGGCTGATCCTTGTTTTTGCGGATGAATGACTTGGCGTCGTCGTGAATCAGGTCATGGATGTAGGTACCCCGCCCGCCGTTTTCGTTCTCGGGCAGCATGACCTTGTCGTCATTCCGCCAGATCCAGTAAGGATAGTAAAAGTGAGCATGCACCTGCAGGAGCTGACCGGTAAACTGATCGAAGCCCTGCTGTGTCGGTCGGCCGGGGGTGCCTTCATAGCCCAGTCCCCATTTGCCGAAACAGCCTGTGGCGTAGCCGGCTGATTTCAGCACTTCGGCGACGGTTTTGTCTTCTTCGTAGAGCAGCTGATTCAGATCATTGGCGCGAACCGCGGTATGCCCGGTATGCTGACCGGTCATCAGCACACTGCGTGAAGGCTGGCAGACCATGCTGCCCGCGTAAGCCTGGGTGAACTTCATCCCGTCTGCTGCCAGCTGATCAATGTGCGGCGTTTTGATTTTCGTCTGGCCGTAACAGCCGACTTCCGCATACCCCAGATCGTCTGCCATGATGAAAATGATATTCGGTTTCTGCTGATCAGCGGCGCGGGTGACCGTGGTCAGAAACAGATTCAGACAGCTCAAAACTGTCAGCAGTACTAAACAACGTCGAAGCATTATGCCATTCCCTTTCGAATGTGTGGATTTGGTTTGTTTTTGAAAGATTTACATGTGTTAAATGTTTTGAAAACTCAAATTGAAAAAACGCTTTGAATTGGTCTTGACCGATTCCGGGGGAACTTCTATTCTCCCCGCACCATTAACGTTCAAGTTAATGAAAACAATTTCAAGAAGACAATTCCTGTTACCATCACACCTCAGAATGACAGTTATCATTCTCTGTTTCAACCTTCAAGCAAATACCGGTGTTCGTTGAGTGATTTCATTCACTCAACGGAAAGATCGAATGCCCGAGGCACGGACGCTGAGGCATCGATCTTTTTTGAAGTCACTCCAGACTGATACCTGCCAGACCGTGAATAACAGGATGAAAATTTAAGGCGAACAATCGCCTCCCGGAAGTGGTGCATGTCCTTCCCCCCCTGGGCTACTGCTTCCGGGAATTTTT
This genomic interval from Gimesia chilikensis contains the following:
- a CDS encoding arylsulfatase; the encoded protein is MLRRCLVLLTVLSCLNLFLTTVTRAADQQKPNIIFIMADDLGYAEVGCYGQTKIKTPHIDQLAADGMKFTQAYAGSMVCQPSRSVLMTGQHTGHTAVRANDLNQLLYEEDKTVAEVLKSAGYATGCFGKWGLGYEGTPGRPTQQGFDQFTGQLLQVHAHFYYPYWIWRNDDKVMLPENENGGRGTYIHDLIHDDAKSFIRKNKDQPFFAYLPYILPHVELVVPEESERPYKGKFPRQDIQDPRPGYIGSEDGLTTFAGMVSRLDDHVGDIVTLLEQLGIRDNTLLIFTSDNGGQGGNWKEMTDFFHGNAPLKGHKGTMYEGGLRVPFIASWPGKIAPGTTSDLQIGFWDILPTFAQVAGTNVPDGVDIDGISFVPTLLGKGTQKKHDYLYWEYTKGQIRSRALRMGDWKAVQNRMNRPIELYNLKQDVGETKDLASQNPEQVKQMTEAMQQAHTAPRDFPQTLKPVGIKGYVK